The Euleptes europaea isolate rEulEur1 chromosome 19, rEulEur1.hap1, whole genome shotgun sequence genome includes a window with the following:
- the MFAP2 gene encoding microfibrillar-associated protein 2: MRTLGLFVLCLPVLLAQGQYDIGDPAYHDNPYIPYEIESQDYYDYAGNDIAPQTPEEQYPYQSQQQNQQEVIPAPTPGLAETEPTEPGPFDCQEEQYPCTRLYSVHKPCKQCLNELCFYSLRRVYVINKEICIRTVCAHEELLRADLCRDKFSRCGVMATSGLCQSVAASCARSCGGC, from the exons ATGAGGACTCTGGGCCTTTTCGTCCTCTGCTTGCCAG TACTTCTGGCCCAGGGGCAGTATGACATCGGAGACCCAGCATACCACGACAACCCGTACATCCCCTACGAAATAG AAAGTCAAGATTACTATGACTACGCTGGCAATG ACATTGCCCCGCAGACTCCGGAAGAGCAATACCCCTACCAGTCCCAGCAGCAGAATCAGCAGGAGGTCATCCCGGCCCCAACCCCAG GCCTTGCTGAGACGGAGCCCACGGAGCCCGGGCCCTTTG ACTGCCAGGAGGAGCAGTACCCGTGCACACGACTGTACTCGGTCCACAAGCCCTGCAAGCAATGTCTGAATGAGCTCTGCTTTTACAG cCTGCGGCGGGTTTACGTGATCAATAAGGAAATCTGCATTCGTACCGTCTGTGCCCATGAAGAGCTGTTGAGAG CTGACCTCTGCCGTGACAAGTTCTCCCGGTGCGGTGTGATGGCGACCAGCGGCCTGTGCCAGAGTGTGGCTGCCTCCTGTGCCAGAAGCTGCGGGGGCTGCTAA